A genome region from Geodermatophilus bullaregiensis includes the following:
- a CDS encoding heavy-metal-associated domain-containing protein gives MSTASYTVVGMTCGHCVTAVTEEVSGLPGVTDVSVDLDSGGLTVTSQAPVDDDAVRAAVEEAGYEVAGR, from the coding sequence ATGAGCACCGCCAGCTACACCGTCGTCGGCATGACCTGCGGCCACTGCGTCACCGCGGTGACCGAGGAGGTCAGCGGCCTGCCCGGCGTCACCGACGTCTCCGTCGACCTCGACAGCGGCGGCCTGACCGTCACCAGCCAGGCCCCGGTCGACGACGACGCCGTGCGCGCCGCCGTCGAGGAGGCCGGCTACGAGGTCGCCGGCCGCTGA
- a CDS encoding metal-sensitive transcriptional regulator, producing MTDHESSPGHVHGYIHRKDDHLKRLRRIEGQARGLQRMVEDEKYCIDVLTQVSAMTSALQSFALGLLEEHLSHCVAEAVATGGPEAEAKVREASAAIARLVRS from the coding sequence GTGACCGACCACGAGAGCAGTCCCGGCCACGTCCACGGCTACATCCACCGCAAGGACGACCACCTCAAGCGGCTGCGCCGCATCGAGGGCCAGGCCCGCGGACTGCAGCGCATGGTCGAGGACGAGAAGTACTGCATCGACGTCCTCACCCAGGTCTCGGCGATGACCTCGGCCCTGCAGTCGTTCGCGCTCGGCCTGCTCGAGGAGCACCTGTCGCACTGCGTCGCCGAGGCCGTCGCCACCGGCGGCCCGGAGGCCGAGGCGAAGGTCCGCGAGGCCTCGGCCGCGATCGCCCGGCTCGTCCGGTCCTGA
- a CDS encoding MerR family transcriptional regulator, whose product MASDGTGRRPGTGTDTDPTSDAASDAVRRLDDPDFPALTMSQAAALLGVQAAFLRSLDGSGVLQPHRSPGGHRRYSRHQLLLAARLRGLLDEGHTLASAEVILGLQDELADARATSERLRDTVDRLRTRRDDGDTTAR is encoded by the coding sequence GTGGCCAGCGACGGCACCGGCCGGCGACCGGGCACCGGCACGGACACCGACCCCACCTCCGACGCCGCCTCCGACGCCGTCCGCCGGCTCGACGACCCGGACTTCCCGGCGCTGACCATGAGCCAGGCCGCCGCACTGCTCGGCGTCCAGGCCGCCTTCCTGCGCAGCCTCGACGGCTCCGGTGTCCTCCAGCCGCACCGCTCCCCCGGCGGCCACCGCCGCTACTCCCGCCACCAGCTGCTGCTCGCCGCGCGGCTGCGCGGCCTGCTCGACGAGGGCCACACGCTCGCCTCGGCCGAGGTCATCCTCGGGCTCCAGGACGAGCTCGCCGACGCCCGCGCCACCAGCGAGCGGCTGCGCGACACCGTCGACCGGCTGCGCACCCGCCGGGACGACGGCGACACCACGGCCAGATAA
- a CDS encoding Hsp20/alpha crystallin family protein — protein MLTAYDPFAATSAAFRALDQLAGRPGTARALSGMPMDAYRVGDKFVAHFDLPGVDPGSIDLSVEGTTLTVSAERSLPQLENAEWAVAERPYGAYTRQLVLGRSLDTDRLEASYHDGVLTVSIPVAEKARARKITVTRADVPAAVEGRTIEHESGNTGQQAVEK, from the coding sequence ATGCTGACCGCCTACGACCCGTTCGCCGCCACGTCCGCCGCCTTCCGCGCCCTGGACCAGCTCGCCGGTCGCCCCGGCACCGCCCGGGCCCTGTCGGGCATGCCGATGGACGCCTACCGGGTCGGCGACAAGTTCGTCGCGCACTTCGACCTGCCGGGCGTCGACCCGGGCTCGATCGACCTGTCGGTGGAGGGCACGACCCTCACCGTCAGCGCCGAGCGCTCGCTGCCGCAGCTCGAGAACGCCGAGTGGGCCGTCGCCGAGCGCCCCTACGGGGCCTACACCCGGCAGCTGGTCCTGGGCCGCAGCCTCGACACCGACCGGCTCGAGGCCAGCTACCACGACGGCGTGCTCACCGTGAGCATCCCGGTGGCGGAGAAGGCCCGCGCCCGCAAGATCACCGTGACCCGCGCCGACGTGCCGGCCGCGGTGGAGGGCCGGACCATCGAGCACGAGTCCGGCAACACCGGGCAGCAGGCCGTCGAGAAGTGA
- a CDS encoding STAS domain-containing protein, producing MDRPAGGQSPGMDHQAPPGGAAGDDAHPSGDAPRVTATLDGDVSVVTVEGELTEAARRPLVRVVTDQLLSVPTLRRLEIQLSGVSFMNSAGMAVLIQLQRMAQPRAVTVALVEPPAAVARPLQLTGLWRRFEVVDPDAGPADAGGSPPSGAPSRRPDGPDGRSA from the coding sequence ATGGACCGTCCCGCAGGCGGGCAGTCCCCGGGCATGGACCATCAAGCACCGCCCGGCGGAGCGGCCGGGGACGACGCCCACCCCTCCGGCGACGCGCCCCGGGTCACCGCGACGCTCGACGGCGACGTCAGCGTGGTCACCGTCGAGGGCGAGCTGACCGAGGCCGCCCGGCGGCCGCTGGTCCGGGTGGTCACCGACCAGCTGCTCTCGGTGCCCACGCTGCGCCGGCTGGAGATCCAGCTGAGCGGGGTGTCGTTCATGAACTCGGCCGGGATGGCCGTGCTCATCCAGCTGCAGCGGATGGCCCAGCCGCGGGCGGTCACCGTCGCGCTCGTCGAGCCGCCGGCCGCCGTCGCCCGGCCCCTGCAGCTGACCGGCCTGTGGCGGCGCTTCGAGGTGGTCGACCCCGACGCCGGACCGGCCGACGCCGGCGGCTCCCCGCCGTCCGGGGCGCCGTCGCGCCGTCCGGACGGCCCCGACGGGCGCAGCGCCTAG
- a CDS encoding YibE/F family protein — MPATPSHGHPHGHGPDPDAPPPTPEALARRRRAVWLMLLLLVPVGLATVIGLVVLWPGDEPTPAEQVAQTFVPPGTTYPDARVVSLQELPCGEATCATAVVEVLEGEGAGDYQQVDLQAEVVANGVAEGDTIVLSRVAGADGGVSYGFSDFARTTPMVVLAVVFAVVVGVVARLRGLAALVGLAFAFFVLLQFVLPGLLAGESPTLVSLVGSAAIMFVVLYLAHGFSARTTTALVGTLFGLALVTVLGAVSVDVARLTGLTSEETTQLLTFDPTLDFSGLVIAGCVVAGLGVLNDVTITQASAIWQLHEVDPAMGWRDLYRRGMAVGRDHIASTVYTIVFAYAGAALPLLLLFEVYARPAGTTLTSSVVAEEVIRTLVGGIALVLATPVTTAVGAFFATVAGTATGAAPEQRISALRARFAR, encoded by the coding sequence GTGCCCGCCACGCCCTCGCACGGCCACCCGCACGGCCACGGACCCGACCCCGACGCACCGCCGCCGACCCCGGAGGCCCTGGCCCGCCGGCGCCGCGCCGTCTGGCTGATGCTCCTGCTGCTGGTACCCGTCGGGCTGGCCACCGTCATCGGGCTCGTGGTGCTCTGGCCCGGCGACGAGCCGACGCCCGCCGAGCAGGTCGCCCAGACCTTCGTCCCACCGGGCACCACCTACCCCGACGCGCGGGTCGTCTCGCTGCAGGAGCTGCCGTGCGGCGAGGCCACCTGTGCCACCGCCGTCGTCGAGGTGCTCGAGGGGGAGGGCGCCGGTGACTACCAGCAGGTCGACCTGCAGGCCGAGGTCGTCGCCAACGGGGTGGCCGAGGGCGACACGATCGTGCTCAGCCGCGTCGCGGGCGCCGACGGCGGCGTGAGCTACGGGTTCTCCGACTTCGCGCGGACGACGCCGATGGTCGTGCTCGCCGTGGTCTTCGCCGTCGTCGTCGGGGTCGTCGCCCGGCTGCGGGGACTGGCCGCGCTGGTCGGGCTGGCGTTCGCCTTCTTCGTGCTCCTGCAGTTCGTGCTCCCGGGGCTGCTGGCGGGGGAGTCGCCGACGCTGGTCAGCCTGGTGGGCTCGGCGGCGATCATGTTCGTCGTCCTGTACCTCGCCCACGGCTTCTCGGCCCGGACGACGACGGCGCTGGTGGGCACGCTGTTCGGCCTGGCGCTGGTGACCGTGCTCGGCGCGGTGAGCGTCGACGTCGCGCGGCTGACCGGGCTGACCAGCGAGGAGACCACCCAGCTGCTCACCTTCGACCCCACGCTGGACTTCTCCGGCCTGGTGATCGCCGGGTGCGTGGTGGCCGGACTCGGCGTGCTCAACGACGTCACCATCACCCAGGCCTCGGCGATCTGGCAGCTGCACGAGGTGGACCCGGCGATGGGCTGGCGCGACCTCTACCGGCGCGGCATGGCGGTGGGCCGCGACCACATCGCCTCGACCGTCTACACGATCGTCTTCGCCTACGCCGGGGCCGCGCTCCCGCTGCTGCTGCTCTTCGAGGTCTACGCGCGGCCGGCCGGCACGACCCTCACCAGCTCGGTGGTGGCCGAGGAGGTCATCCGCACGCTGGTCGGCGGGATCGCCCTGGTCCTCGCGACGCCGGTGACGACGGCGGTCGGGGCCTTCTTCGCCACGGTGGCGGGGACGGCGACCGGGGCGGCCCCCGAGCAGCGGATCTCGGCGCTGCGTGCGAGGTTCGCCCGGTGA
- a CDS encoding class I SAM-dependent methyltransferase has translation MSDLLAAAEAAPGFMPADEGRALYEAARTVAVPGPLLEVGTWMGKSALYLAAAARETGRQVVTVDHHRGSEEHQPGWEYHDPSLVDPAVGRIDTLPRFRRTVAEAGAEDVVVAVVARSEVLAPLWSTPLALLFLDGSHTEESARRDQDAWVAKLAVGGTLAIHDVFPDPADGGQAPFGVYTRVLASGDFEELPGTGSLRLLRRLR, from the coding sequence GTGAGCGACCTCCTCGCCGCCGCCGAGGCGGCCCCCGGCTTCATGCCCGCCGACGAGGGCCGCGCCCTGTACGAGGCCGCCCGCACCGTCGCGGTGCCCGGGCCGCTGCTCGAGGTGGGCACGTGGATGGGGAAGTCGGCGCTCTACCTGGCCGCCGCGGCCAGGGAGACCGGCCGGCAGGTCGTCACCGTCGACCACCATCGCGGCTCCGAGGAGCACCAGCCGGGCTGGGAGTACCACGACCCGTCGCTGGTCGACCCCGCCGTCGGCCGGATCGACACCCTGCCGCGGTTCCGCCGCACCGTCGCCGAGGCCGGCGCCGAGGACGTCGTCGTCGCCGTCGTCGCGCGGTCGGAGGTGCTCGCCCCGCTGTGGTCGACCCCGCTGGCGCTGCTCTTCCTCGACGGCAGCCACACGGAGGAGTCCGCCCGCCGCGACCAGGACGCCTGGGTGGCCAAGCTGGCCGTCGGCGGGACGCTGGCCATCCACGACGTCTTCCCGGACCCCGCCGACGGCGGCCAGGCACCGTTCGGCGTCTACACGCGGGTGCTGGCCTCCGGGGACTTCGAGGAGCTGCCGGGCACCGGGTCGCTGCGCCTGCTGAGGCGCCTCCGGTGA
- a CDS encoding TraR/DksA family transcriptional regulator has translation MTDALGEERAAALAQIEALTREFDEVVAASRASNADDEHDPEGATIAFERQQVAALLAAARRRLADAEAAVRAVEAGVYGICESCGGAIAPERLAARPAARTCITCAT, from the coding sequence GTGACCGATGCGCTGGGGGAGGAGCGGGCCGCCGCGCTCGCCCAGATCGAGGCGCTCACCCGGGAGTTCGACGAGGTCGTGGCGGCCTCCCGCGCCTCCAACGCCGACGACGAGCACGACCCGGAGGGCGCGACGATCGCCTTCGAGCGCCAGCAGGTGGCGGCGCTGCTGGCCGCCGCGCGCCGCCGTCTGGCCGACGCCGAGGCGGCGGTGCGGGCCGTCGAGGCGGGCGTCTACGGGATCTGCGAGTCCTGCGGCGGCGCCATCGCCCCCGAGCGGCTCGCCGCCCGGCCCGCCGCGCGCACCTGCATCACCTGCGCGACCTGA
- a CDS encoding glycosyltransferase family 2 protein, giving the protein MTETRARLQDTGTDPDDRVAVVVITHQRREEVLGALSRLAALPERPHVVVVDNGSTDGTARAVEERFPGVELVASPENLGAVGRNVGVARVSTPYVAFCDDDTWWDPGSLRLAADVLDAHPRLAVVTARIVVEPGGTEDPIVPELRDSPVPGADWLPGPALGSFLAGASVLRREAFTEVGGFCERLWLGGEEELMAGDLATAGWELCYLPALTVHHQASKARDSHRRRRDGIRNTLWTTWLRRPLRPALRRTLHLLQTLPRDRVTAQGLWAAVRGVPWVVRERRVLPPHAEARFAALDAVQRRSTARRYVS; this is encoded by the coding sequence GTGACCGAGACGCGGGCCCGGCTGCAGGACACCGGCACCGACCCCGATGACCGGGTGGCCGTCGTCGTCATCACGCACCAGCGGCGCGAGGAGGTGCTCGGCGCGCTGTCGCGGCTGGCGGCCCTGCCCGAGCGGCCGCACGTCGTGGTGGTCGACAACGGCTCCACCGACGGGACGGCTCGGGCCGTCGAGGAGCGGTTCCCCGGGGTCGAGCTGGTCGCCAGCCCGGAGAACCTCGGCGCGGTCGGGCGCAACGTCGGCGTCGCCCGCGTCTCGACGCCCTACGTCGCCTTCTGCGACGACGACACGTGGTGGGACCCCGGCTCGCTGCGCCTGGCCGCCGACGTGCTCGACGCGCACCCGCGGCTGGCCGTGGTGACCGCGCGGATCGTCGTCGAGCCCGGCGGGACCGAGGACCCGATCGTGCCGGAGCTGCGCGACTCCCCCGTCCCCGGCGCGGACTGGCTGCCCGGGCCGGCGCTGGGCTCGTTCCTGGCCGGCGCGAGCGTGCTGCGGCGGGAGGCGTTCACCGAGGTCGGCGGCTTCTGCGAGCGGCTGTGGCTGGGTGGCGAGGAGGAGCTCATGGCCGGTGACCTCGCCACCGCCGGGTGGGAGCTGTGCTACCTGCCGGCGCTGACGGTGCACCACCAGGCGTCGAAGGCCCGCGACTCGCACCGCCGCCGCCGCGACGGCATCCGCAACACCCTCTGGACGACGTGGCTGCGCCGCCCGCTGCGCCCGGCGCTGCGCCGCACGCTGCACCTGCTGCAGACCCTGCCGCGCGACCGCGTCACCGCGCAGGGGCTGTGGGCCGCCGTCCGCGGCGTCCCGTGGGTGGTGCGCGAGCGGCGCGTGCTGCCGCCGCACGCCGAGGCGCGGTTCGCTGCGCTCGACGCGGTCCAGCGCCGCTCGACCGCCCGCCGCTACGTGAGCTGA
- a CDS encoding glycosyltransferase encodes MTSTSAEPTTSRSRVPEGVTVVVMSRDRREDLLATLPRHEAPVVLVDNGSTDGTVDAVRAALPEVTVLPLAENVGARARTIGAGHAGTEFVAFADDDSWWAPGDLARAAEVMRAHPRLAVLDARVLVGPEERLDPLCPELAASPLGTPEHLPGPRLLGFIGCAAMVRTEAFLAVGGFDPVVRFPGEEERLSLDLAAAGWDVAYVDSVTVHHHPSTRRHDPAARRTAIWRSKVLTAVMRLPVRDVAGTVVTALRTGAPERRGLRRALPDLPAALRRRRRLPDPVLADLRLLAGERR; translated from the coding sequence GTGACCAGCACGTCGGCCGAGCCCACCACCTCCCGATCCCGCGTCCCCGAGGGCGTGACCGTCGTCGTCATGAGCCGCGACCGGCGCGAGGACCTGCTCGCGACGCTCCCCCGGCACGAGGCGCCCGTGGTCCTGGTCGACAACGGCTCCACCGACGGCACGGTCGACGCCGTCCGCGCGGCGCTGCCCGAGGTCACGGTGCTGCCGCTGGCGGAGAACGTCGGCGCCCGGGCACGCACCATCGGCGCCGGGCACGCGGGCACCGAGTTCGTGGCCTTCGCCGACGACGACTCGTGGTGGGCCCCCGGCGACCTCGCCCGCGCGGCCGAGGTCATGCGCGCGCACCCGCGGCTGGCGGTGCTCGACGCCCGCGTCCTGGTCGGCCCGGAGGAGCGGCTGGACCCGCTGTGCCCCGAGCTGGCGGCCAGTCCGCTGGGCACCCCGGAGCACCTGCCCGGGCCGCGGCTGCTCGGCTTCATCGGGTGCGCGGCGATGGTGCGCACGGAGGCGTTCCTCGCCGTCGGCGGCTTCGACCCGGTGGTGCGCTTCCCGGGCGAGGAGGAGCGGCTCTCCCTCGACCTGGCCGCGGCCGGGTGGGACGTCGCCTACGTCGACTCGGTGACCGTCCACCACCACCCCTCGACCCGCCGGCACGACCCCGCCGCCCGGCGCACGGCCATCTGGCGCTCGAAGGTGCTCACCGCGGTCATGCGGCTGCCGGTGCGCGACGTCGCCGGGACGGTCGTGACCGCACTGCGGACCGGCGCGCCCGAGCGGCGCGGGCTGCGGCGGGCGCTGCCCGACCTGCCGGCCGCGCTGCGCCGCCGCCGGCGGCTGCCCGACCCGGTGCTGGCCGACCTGCGGCTGCTCGCGGGGGAGCGCAGGTGA
- a CDS encoding prenyltransferase — MRRTVSAIAAEQARDGALPWFRGGQLDPWDSIEAAMALDVGGEHERAAAAYRWLAARQRTDGSWAAEYRGGAETQPAVESNHAGYLAVGAWHSWLASGDERLVTELWPAVRRGLDLVVRMQLAGGAVSWALRPDGTPDDTALLTGNASLFQALRCGVALAGLTGEPQPDWELAVTDLGTALRTDPGAFADRSRWSMDWYYPVLAGAVTGEPARARLAADWDRFVVPGLGARCVADHPWVTGAETCELALALVVAGQHDAALEQVAAMQHLRHHDGSYWTGLVYADDARWPVERPTWTAAAVVLAADALAQASPAAELFADPSALPAPGTADAPGSATPVPGRAQP; from the coding sequence GTGCGCCGCACCGTGTCCGCGATCGCCGCCGAGCAGGCCCGCGACGGCGCCCTGCCGTGGTTCCGCGGCGGGCAGCTGGACCCGTGGGACTCGATCGAGGCCGCGATGGCCCTCGACGTCGGTGGCGAGCACGAGCGCGCGGCGGCCGCCTACCGCTGGCTGGCCGCGCGGCAGCGGACCGACGGCTCCTGGGCGGCGGAGTACCGCGGCGGCGCCGAGACCCAGCCCGCCGTCGAGAGCAACCACGCCGGCTACCTCGCCGTCGGCGCCTGGCACTCCTGGCTGGCCAGCGGTGACGAGCGGCTGGTCACCGAGCTGTGGCCGGCCGTGCGCCGCGGACTGGACCTGGTGGTGCGCATGCAGCTGGCCGGCGGGGCGGTCAGCTGGGCGCTGCGGCCCGACGGCACCCCCGACGACACCGCGCTGCTGACCGGCAACGCCAGCCTGTTCCAGGCCCTGCGCTGCGGCGTCGCCCTGGCCGGGCTGACCGGCGAGCCGCAGCCGGACTGGGAGCTGGCCGTCACCGACCTCGGGACGGCGCTGCGCACCGACCCCGGTGCCTTCGCCGACCGGTCCCGCTGGTCGATGGACTGGTACTACCCGGTGCTGGCCGGCGCGGTCACCGGGGAGCCGGCCCGCGCGCGGCTGGCCGCCGACTGGGACCGCTTCGTCGTCCCGGGGCTGGGCGCCCGCTGCGTCGCCGACCACCCGTGGGTGACCGGCGCGGAGACCTGTGAGCTGGCCCTAGCCCTCGTCGTCGCCGGGCAGCACGACGCGGCGCTGGAGCAGGTGGCGGCGATGCAGCACCTGCGCCACCACGACGGCTCGTACTGGACCGGCCTGGTCTACGCCGACGACGCCCGCTGGCCGGTCGAGCGGCCCACGTGGACGGCGGCCGCGGTGGTGCTGGCCGCCGACGCGCTGGCCCAGGCGAGCCCGGCCGCGGAGCTGTTCGCCGACCCGTCCGCGCTGCCGGCGCCGGGCACCGCGGACGCGCCGGGTTCGGCGACCCCGGTCCCGGGAAGGGCCCAGCCGTGA
- a CDS encoding class I SAM-dependent methyltransferase, with translation MLTVDYDLLDVRPGTTVLDLGCGEGRHAFEAYRRGARVVAVDWGVPEVETTRRWLGAIAEAGEAPAGAHYEVVRGDLLHLPVPDASVDRVIASEVLEHIPDDARAMAEIARVLRPGGRVAVTVPRFGPERVCWALSDAYHANEGGHVRIYRGDELRARLAGAGLVPGRRHHAHALHAPFWWLRCAVGVERDAAVVRAYHRLLVWDLTHRPWPTRTAERLLDPLIGKSLVVYASKPAGEPAARARRRTVAAAPERERTPAG, from the coding sequence GTGCTGACCGTCGACTACGACCTGCTCGACGTGCGCCCGGGCACGACCGTGCTCGACCTGGGCTGCGGCGAGGGCCGGCACGCCTTCGAGGCCTACCGGCGCGGCGCGCGGGTGGTGGCGGTCGACTGGGGCGTGCCCGAGGTGGAGACGACCAGGCGCTGGCTCGGTGCCATCGCCGAGGCCGGGGAGGCCCCGGCCGGGGCGCACTACGAGGTGGTGCGCGGCGACCTCCTGCACCTGCCCGTCCCCGACGCCAGCGTCGACCGGGTGATCGCCTCGGAGGTGCTCGAGCACATCCCGGACGACGCGCGGGCGATGGCCGAGATCGCCCGCGTGCTCAGGCCCGGCGGGCGGGTCGCGGTCACCGTGCCGCGCTTCGGACCCGAGCGGGTCTGCTGGGCGCTGTCGGACGCCTACCACGCCAACGAGGGCGGCCACGTCCGCATCTACCGCGGCGACGAGCTGCGGGCCCGGCTGGCCGGAGCCGGCCTCGTGCCCGGCCGGCGGCACCACGCGCACGCCCTGCACGCGCCCTTCTGGTGGCTCAGGTGCGCGGTCGGCGTCGAGCGCGACGCGGCCGTCGTCCGGGCCTACCACCGGCTGCTGGTCTGGGACCTGACCCACCGGCCGTGGCCGACCCGGACCGCCGAGCGGCTGCTCGACCCGCTGATCGGCAAGAGCCTGGTGGTGTACGCCAGCAAGCCGGCCGGCGAGCCGGCGGCACGCGCCCGCCGCCGGACGGTCGCCGCGGCGCCGGAGCGGGAGCGGACCCCTGCGGGCTGA
- a CDS encoding glycosyltransferase family 4 protein, producing the protein MGRRLRIALLSYRSKPHSGGQGVYVRALSRELTALGHAVEVLSGQPYPELDDGVPLTRVPSLDLYREPDPFRVPRPSEFRDRVDVLEWAAMCTAGFPEPLTFTLRAARELLPRAHEFDVVHDNQSLGYGLLRLVRAGVPTVATVHHPVAIDRQLELAAAPTLRRRLTLTRWYGFTAMQARVAPRLDAVTTVSESSRRDIETHLRVPAAGVEVIPVGIDPAVFTPPPPGRPRGTDSIVVTTSADVPLKGLVHLLEAVAKLRTERPVRLTVVGTARPGGPAESALDRLGLRDAVRFTGPLPEADLVELLQTATVAAIPSLYEGFSLPAVEAMACGTPLVTTDAGALPEVVGTHAGLRVRAGDVGELTAALRLVLENPSLQEQLGRAGRRRVLASYTWRATAERTADWYAEVLQRKGAPC; encoded by the coding sequence ATGGGACGACGGCTGCGGATCGCACTGCTGTCGTACCGGAGCAAGCCGCACAGCGGGGGCCAGGGCGTCTACGTGCGGGCCCTGTCCCGCGAGCTGACCGCCCTCGGCCACGCCGTCGAGGTCCTCAGCGGCCAGCCCTACCCCGAGCTCGACGACGGCGTCCCCCTCACCCGCGTCCCCAGCCTCGACCTCTACCGCGAGCCCGACCCCTTCCGGGTGCCGCGGCCCTCGGAGTTCCGCGACCGGGTCGACGTCCTGGAGTGGGCGGCGATGTGCACGGCCGGCTTCCCCGAGCCGCTGACCTTCACCCTGCGCGCGGCCCGCGAGCTCCTCCCCCGCGCGCACGAGTTCGACGTCGTCCACGACAACCAGAGCCTCGGCTACGGCCTGCTGCGGCTGGTCCGCGCCGGCGTCCCCACCGTCGCCACCGTGCACCACCCGGTCGCCATCGACCGGCAGCTCGAGCTCGCCGCCGCGCCCACGCTGCGCCGCCGGCTCACGCTCACCCGCTGGTACGGCTTCACCGCGATGCAGGCGCGGGTCGCCCCGCGCCTGGACGCGGTCACCACCGTCTCGGAGAGCTCGCGGCGCGACATCGAGACGCACCTCCGCGTGCCGGCGGCCGGCGTCGAGGTCATCCCGGTCGGCATCGACCCCGCGGTCTTCACCCCGCCGCCGCCCGGCCGGCCGCGGGGGACCGACTCGATCGTGGTCACCACCAGCGCCGACGTCCCGCTCAAGGGCCTGGTGCACCTGCTCGAGGCGGTGGCCAAGCTGCGCACCGAGCGGCCGGTGCGGCTCACCGTCGTCGGCACCGCCCGCCCGGGCGGCCCGGCGGAGTCGGCGCTGGACCGGCTCGGGCTGCGCGACGCCGTCCGCTTCACCGGCCCGCTGCCCGAGGCCGACCTGGTCGAGCTCCTGCAGACGGCGACCGTGGCCGCCATCCCCTCGCTGTACGAGGGCTTCTCCCTGCCGGCGGTCGAGGCGATGGCCTGCGGCACGCCGCTGGTCACCACCGACGCCGGCGCCCTGCCGGAGGTGGTGGGCACCCACGCCGGGCTGCGGGTGCGCGCGGGCGACGTCGGCGAGCTGACCGCGGCGCTGCGGCTGGTGCTGGAGAACCCCTCGCTGCAGGAGCAGCTGGGCCGCGCCGGGCGCCGCCGGGTGCTGGCCTCCTACACCTGGCGGGCGACCGCCGAGCGGACGGCGGACTGGTACGCCGAGGTGCTGCAACGGAAGGGTGCTCCGTGCTGA
- a CDS encoding Dabb family protein — protein sequence MIRHVVHFTWSDSADEARRAETVAALRRLPEQVPGPVAFTVAPDAGLVEGNAHTILVADFPDAGTFRGYATDPTHLAVIAEHVRPYLAARSAVQYEL from the coding sequence GTGATCCGACACGTCGTCCACTTCACCTGGTCCGACTCCGCCGACGAGGCCCGGCGGGCCGAGACGGTGGCCGCGCTGCGCCGGCTGCCCGAGCAGGTGCCCGGCCCGGTCGCCTTCACCGTCGCGCCCGACGCCGGCCTGGTCGAGGGCAACGCGCACACGATCCTGGTCGCCGACTTCCCCGACGCCGGGACCTTCCGCGGCTACGCGACCGACCCCACGCACCTGGCGGTCATCGCCGAGCACGTGCGCCCCTACCTGGCCGCCCGCAGCGCCGTCCAGTACGAGCTGTGA